From one Bacteroides fragilis NCTC 9343 genomic stretch:
- a CDS encoding rhomboid family protein: MGHIITDLKEAFRRGNVYIQLIFINVGVFVITTLIGILLQLFNRSAAGIFELLALPASFTRFAWQPWSIFTYMFMHAGFLHILFNMLWLYWFGALFLYFFSGKHLRGLYIVGGICGGLLYMISYNVFPYFRPMTAYSTMVGASASVLAIVVATAYREPNYPVRLLFFGNVRLKYLALIVVLTDLLFITSSNAGGHIAHLGGALAGLWFAASLNKGKDITSWVNKALDAIAALFSAKTWKRKPKMKVHYGNNTRQNDYDYNARKKAQSDEIDRILDKLKKSGYESLTTEEKKSLFDASKR, translated from the coding sequence ATGGGACATATTATAACTGACCTGAAAGAAGCGTTTCGTAGAGGGAACGTCTATATTCAACTGATATTCATCAACGTTGGGGTATTTGTCATTACAACGCTGATCGGTATCTTACTGCAGTTGTTCAACCGGAGTGCCGCCGGTATCTTCGAGCTGCTGGCTTTGCCGGCTTCTTTTACCCGATTTGCATGGCAGCCATGGTCTATCTTCACCTACATGTTCATGCATGCGGGATTTCTGCACATCCTGTTCAACATGCTATGGCTCTATTGGTTCGGGGCGCTGTTTCTGTATTTCTTCTCGGGCAAGCACCTGAGAGGCCTTTATATAGTAGGAGGAATCTGCGGCGGACTGCTTTATATGATTTCTTATAATGTTTTCCCGTATTTCCGTCCCATGACCGCCTACTCCACCATGGTAGGCGCATCGGCTTCGGTGCTGGCTATCGTCGTGGCAACAGCCTACCGGGAGCCGAACTATCCCGTACGCCTTCTCTTCTTCGGCAATGTACGGTTGAAATATCTGGCCCTGATCGTGGTGCTGACCGATCTGCTGTTCATCACATCGAGCAATGCGGGCGGGCACATCGCCCACCTGGGTGGAGCACTGGCAGGACTCTGGTTTGCAGCAAGCCTGAACAAAGGGAAAGACATCACTTCATGGGTCAACAAGGCGCTCGATGCCATCGCCGCCCTGTTCAGCGCCAAAACCTGGAAGCGGAAACCCAAGATGAAGGTGCATTACGGAAACAATACCCGTCAGAACGACTACGATTACAACGCCCGCAAGAAGGCACAATCGGACGAGATAGACCGGATTCTCGACAAGCTGAAGAAGTCGGGATACGAGAGTCTGACAACAGAAGAAAAAAAGAGCTTGTTTGACGCAAGCAAAAGATAG
- a CDS encoding DUF4842 domain-containing protein, translating into MKKVILAVASIALWTSCIEDEKDYSQIIETRVANCETSKDFSVPVKEGYTTFVTSGEDTLAMANEPITIRIPKNATISTRAEGDGINISYTILDEGSETTYAKVWQAIMFEDTQNGDYDYNDLIIHVKNTASNHAYQHPTETWQTIEIQPIALGSTKTIKLGCILSDGSTHMISDDVRTDLFGGRQGFINTVNDNDPIRYKLASTNIKNYAMPKKEKTSAAWVAWFIEVDGKRMYAASSDIDYKSYDMVNKENMPYGLAVSNGNGTFSYPQEKNSLFETYPGFSDWINGKVSSIGSFQKELVYKYCSGGIIGEDGKSHKIWDYLDLN; encoded by the coding sequence ATGAAGAAAGTCATTTTAGCAGTCGCCTCCATTGCATTGTGGACTTCTTGTATCGAGGATGAGAAAGATTATTCTCAGATTATCGAAACACGTGTAGCAAATTGCGAAACATCCAAAGATTTCAGCGTACCTGTCAAAGAGGGATATACCACCTTTGTCACCTCCGGAGAAGATACCCTGGCAATGGCTAATGAACCTATCACCATCCGTATCCCCAAAAACGCCACAATATCGACTCGTGCCGAAGGAGACGGTATCAACATCAGTTATACGATTCTGGACGAAGGATCGGAAACAACTTACGCAAAGGTGTGGCAGGCCATCATGTTCGAAGATACGCAGAATGGTGATTACGATTACAACGATTTGATTATCCATGTAAAGAATACCGCCAGTAATCACGCCTACCAGCATCCCACCGAGACTTGGCAAACGATAGAGATCCAGCCCATCGCATTGGGAAGCACCAAGACGATCAAACTAGGGTGTATCCTATCCGATGGCTCAACGCACATGATCAGCGATGACGTCAGAACTGATTTATTCGGCGGAAGACAGGGATTCATCAATACAGTCAATGACAATGACCCGATACGTTACAAACTGGCTTCAACCAATATAAAAAACTATGCCATGCCCAAGAAAGAAAAAACCTCAGCAGCGTGGGTAGCCTGGTTCATTGAGGTAGACGGAAAACGGATGTACGCTGCCAGCTCAGACATCGATTACAAATCCTACGATATGGTAAATAAGGAAAATATGCCTTATGGCCTGGCCGTTTCGAATGGTAATGGCACGTTCAGCTATCCACAGGAAAAGAACAGTCTTTTTGAGACGTATCCGGGCTTTAGCGATTGGATCAACGGTAAAGTAAGCTCCATCGGCAGTTTCCAAAAAGAACTTGTCTACAAATATTGCTCCGGCGGCATTATCGGCGAAGACGGTAAATCACATAAGATCTGGGATTATCTGGATTTAAACTAA
- the topA gene encoding type I DNA topoisomerase, producing the protein MQKNLVIVESPAKAKTIEKFLGKDFKVLSSYGHIRDLKKKEFSIDIEKNFKPKYEIPAEKQELVNKLKEEASKAETVWLASDEDREGEAISWHLYEVLKLKPENTKRIVFHEITKTAILKAIEQPRDIDINLVNAQQARRILDRIVGFELSPVLWKKVKPALSAGRVQSVAVRLIVEREREIQAFKSEASYRVTAVFLVPDADGKLVEMKAELARRLKTKKEAQKFLESCKAATFSIEDIVTRPVKKSPAAPFTTSTLQQEAARKLGFTVAQTMMVAQKLYESGLITYMRTDSVNLSEYATEGSKVAIAQMMGDQYVHPRHFATKTKGAQEAHEAIRPTYMENQTIEGSAQERKLYDLVWKRTIASQMADAELEKTTATIGISNGNDKFTATGEVIKFDGFLRVYKESYDDDNEQEDESHLLPPLKKGQMLEHQGIVATERFTQRPSRYTEASLVRKLEELGIGRPSTYAPTISTIQQREYVEKGDKPGEERSFDILTLKDNQITDIKHTEIVGAEKSKLLPTDIGTVVNDFLTEYFPNILDYNFTANVEKQFDEIAEGDKKWTSIMKDFYKDFHPSVETTLATKTEHKVGERILGEEPKTGKPVSVKIGRFGPVVQIGTADDTDKPRFAQMKKGQSMETITLEEALDLFKLPRKVGEFEDKTVTIGTGRFGPYVYHNSKYVSLPKTYDPLEVTLDEAIELILAKREAEAKKHIKKFDEDAEMEILNGRYGPYIAYKGNNYKIPKDVVPVDLNYQTCLEIIKLQSEKAENAPKRGRYAKKK; encoded by the coding sequence ATGCAGAAAAACCTTGTCATTGTCGAATCTCCAGCAAAAGCAAAAACGATTGAAAAGTTTCTTGGGAAAGATTTTAAAGTCCTCTCAAGTTACGGACATATTCGCGACCTGAAGAAAAAAGAATTTTCTATCGATATAGAAAAGAATTTCAAACCCAAATACGAAATACCCGCAGAGAAACAAGAGCTGGTTAATAAACTGAAAGAAGAAGCAAGCAAAGCAGAAACCGTATGGCTCGCATCCGATGAGGACCGGGAGGGAGAAGCCATTTCATGGCACCTTTACGAAGTCCTGAAATTAAAACCTGAAAATACGAAACGTATCGTTTTTCACGAAATCACCAAAACAGCTATACTGAAGGCTATCGAACAGCCACGCGACATTGACATCAACCTGGTGAATGCTCAGCAGGCACGCCGTATCTTAGACCGTATCGTGGGTTTCGAACTTTCACCTGTTTTGTGGAAAAAGGTAAAACCTGCACTTTCTGCTGGTCGGGTACAATCGGTTGCCGTACGTCTGATCGTAGAACGCGAACGTGAGATACAGGCTTTCAAGAGCGAAGCTTCTTATCGTGTCACAGCTGTTTTCCTCGTACCGGATGCTGATGGCAAGCTGGTAGAAATGAAAGCAGAACTGGCACGCCGCCTGAAGACAAAGAAGGAAGCCCAAAAATTCCTCGAATCATGCAAGGCAGCCACATTCTCTATCGAAGATATCGTAACCCGCCCGGTAAAGAAAAGCCCGGCAGCCCCATTTACCACCTCAACCCTACAACAGGAAGCTGCCCGCAAACTCGGCTTCACTGTAGCGCAAACCATGATGGTTGCACAGAAGCTTTACGAATCGGGATTAATCACCTATATGCGTACCGACTCGGTAAATCTGTCCGAATACGCCACAGAGGGAAGCAAAGTTGCCATCGCACAGATGATGGGCGACCAATATGTGCATCCACGCCATTTCGCTACGAAGACCAAAGGAGCTCAGGAAGCGCACGAAGCTATCCGCCCGACTTACATGGAAAACCAGACCATCGAAGGATCGGCTCAGGAAAGAAAACTATACGACCTGGTTTGGAAACGTACCATAGCCTCACAAATGGCAGACGCCGAACTGGAAAAGACAACGGCAACCATCGGTATCAGCAACGGTAACGATAAATTTACCGCTACCGGAGAGGTGATCAAGTTCGATGGTTTTCTGCGTGTATACAAAGAATCGTATGATGACGACAATGAACAAGAAGACGAAAGCCACCTGCTGCCCCCTTTGAAGAAAGGACAAATGCTGGAACATCAGGGAATCGTAGCTACCGAACGTTTCACACAACGTCCGTCACGCTATACCGAAGCCAGCCTGGTGCGCAAGCTGGAGGAACTGGGAATCGGACGTCCGTCAACCTACGCACCGACCATCTCTACCATCCAGCAACGCGAATATGTGGAGAAGGGGGATAAACCGGGAGAAGAGCGCTCGTTCGATATACTGACCTTGAAAGATAATCAGATTACGGATATCAAACATACGGAAATTGTCGGAGCAGAGAAATCAAAACTATTGCCAACGGATATCGGCACTGTAGTCAATGACTTCCTGACCGAATACTTCCCCAATATCCTGGATTATAACTTTACGGCAAACGTTGAAAAACAATTCGACGAGATAGCTGAAGGCGATAAGAAATGGACAAGCATCATGAAGGATTTCTATAAGGACTTCCATCCTTCAGTAGAAACGACACTGGCTACCAAAACCGAACACAAAGTAGGTGAACGGATTCTGGGAGAGGAACCTAAAACCGGAAAGCCCGTATCGGTGAAGATCGGACGTTTCGGCCCGGTAGTACAGATCGGTACGGCCGATGACACAGACAAGCCACGCTTTGCACAGATGAAGAAAGGACAGTCTATGGAGACCATCACTCTGGAAGAGGCACTGGACTTATTCAAACTGCCGCGCAAAGTCGGAGAATTTGAAGATAAAACCGTAACAATCGGTACCGGACGCTTCGGACCTTATGTATATCATAATTCTAAATATGTGTCTTTGCCCAAAACTTATGACCCGCTGGAGGTCACACTGGACGAAGCTATCGAGCTAATCCTGGCTAAACGTGAAGCGGAAGCGAAAAAGCACATCAAGAAGTTTGATGAAGATGCAGAAATGGAAATCCTCAACGGCAGATACGGACCATACATCGCTTACAAAGGAAATAACTACAAAATACCCAAAGACGTGGTACCGGTCGATCTGAATTACCAGACCTGCCTGGAAATCATAAAACTGCAAAGCGAAAAAGCAGAAAACGCTCCGAAACGCGGACGCTACGCTAAGAAAAAATAG
- a CDS encoding rhomboid family intramembrane serine protease encodes MPTVTKNLIIINVLLFLAQFVAQSYGINLSDYLGLHFFLADNFNPAQLFTYMFMHGGFTHIFFNMFAVWMFGRILEQVWGPKRFLFYYILCGVGAGLLQEGVQYIQYVTELSQYTSVNIGTGIIPMSEYLNMMTTVGASGAVYAILLAFGMLFPNQQLFIFPLPFPIKAKFFVIGYALIELYAGFANNPGDNVAHFAHLGGMIFGFILIMYWRKKNRNNGTYYN; translated from the coding sequence ATGCCTACTGTAACAAAAAACCTGATAATTATCAATGTTCTCCTGTTCCTCGCACAATTTGTAGCACAAAGCTATGGGATCAACTTATCCGACTATCTGGGTCTGCACTTTTTCCTTGCCGACAATTTTAATCCGGCACAGCTATTCACTTACATGTTTATGCACGGGGGATTCACCCACATCTTCTTTAATATGTTTGCGGTATGGATGTTCGGACGGATTCTCGAACAAGTATGGGGCCCGAAACGTTTTTTATTTTATTATATCCTCTGCGGCGTGGGCGCAGGCTTACTTCAGGAAGGAGTACAATACATACAATACGTGACCGAACTGTCGCAATATACCAGTGTAAACATCGGTACGGGTATCATCCCTATGAGTGAATACCTGAACATGATGACTACAGTGGGAGCTTCGGGAGCCGTGTACGCCATCTTGCTGGCTTTCGGAATGCTGTTCCCCAACCAGCAGTTGTTCATCTTCCCGCTGCCTTTCCCTATCAAGGCAAAATTCTTCGTTATCGGATATGCCCTGATAGAACTGTATGCAGGTTTTGCCAATAATCCGGGCGACAACGTGGCGCACTTCGCGCATCTCGGAGGAATGATATTCGGATTCATCCTGATCATGTACTGGAGAAAAAAGAACAGAAACAATGGGACATATTATAACTGA
- a CDS encoding endonuclease/exonuclease/phosphatase family protein: protein MKHIGRLALFLCLAVNAFFIGMLLLTAYSPYINPEVHPVQSCLGLTFPIFLVINFCFLIFWLIVRYRFALVPLLGFLLCYPQLRTYMPVNPGTAGQPENSIKLLSYNIMSFGNMKKENGQNPILNYIKNSNADIVCMQEYAGSETAKIHLSNKEIRQALKDYPYHNIKQVGKTGAGSQLACYSKFPILSARMLDYRSNYNGSMVYEIKIGKDTVLLINNHLESNKLTREDKVVYEDMLKDPKAGKVKSGVRQLVNKLAEASAIRSAQARTIAQEIAHSPYPSVIVCGDFNDSPISYAHRVISQDMDDAFTESGCGLGISYNQNKFYFRIDNILVSKNLKASGCTVDNSIKDSDHYPIWCYITLPD from the coding sequence ATGAAGCATATAGGCAGATTAGCCCTATTCTTATGTCTGGCTGTCAACGCATTCTTCATCGGAATGTTACTGTTGACAGCTTACAGCCCGTATATCAATCCCGAAGTGCATCCGGTGCAGTCATGCCTGGGACTGACTTTTCCCATTTTTCTCGTCATCAACTTCTGCTTTCTGATCTTTTGGCTCATCGTGCGTTACCGTTTCGCACTGGTACCCCTACTGGGTTTCCTCCTTTGCTATCCGCAGTTGCGCACCTATATGCCTGTCAACCCGGGAACGGCCGGACAACCGGAAAACAGCATCAAACTCCTTTCGTACAACATCATGTCCTTTGGGAACATGAAGAAAGAGAACGGACAAAACCCCATCCTGAATTATATAAAAAACAGCAACGCCGACATCGTCTGCATGCAGGAGTATGCCGGCTCCGAAACCGCCAAGATACATCTCAGCAATAAAGAGATCAGGCAGGCATTAAAGGATTATCCGTATCACAACATCAAGCAAGTGGGAAAAACCGGAGCAGGCAGTCAACTGGCCTGTTACTCGAAGTTTCCGATTCTATCGGCACGCATGCTCGACTACCGGAGCAACTACAACGGCAGCATGGTTTACGAGATCAAGATAGGAAAAGACACCGTGCTGCTGATAAACAATCACCTTGAGTCGAATAAACTTACCCGAGAAGACAAAGTGGTGTATGAAGACATGCTGAAAGATCCGAAGGCGGGAAAAGTGAAAAGCGGTGTACGGCAACTCGTCAATAAACTGGCAGAAGCTTCGGCCATCCGCTCGGCACAGGCGCGCACCATCGCTCAGGAAATAGCCCATTCACCTTATCCGTCGGTCATCGTTTGCGGCGACTTTAACGACTCCCCGATTTCGTATGCCCACCGGGTCATCTCGCAAGATATGGACGATGCTTTTACTGAATCGGGATGCGGGCTGGGCATCTCATACAACCAGAATAAATTCTATTTCCGGATTGACAATATTTTGGTCAGTAAAAACCTGAAAGCGTCCGGATGCACGGTGGACAATTCCATCAAAGACTCAGACCATTATCCCATCTGGTGCTATATTACGCTCCCCGATTAA
- the argS gene encoding arginine--tRNA ligase gives MKIEDKLVTSVISGLKALYGQDVPAAQVQLQKTKKEFEGHLTLVVFPFLKMSKKGPEQTAQEIGEYLKANEPAVAAFNVIKGFLNLTVASATWIELLNEIHTDAQYGIVSADENAPLVMIEYSSPNTNKPLHLGHVRNNLLGNALANIVMANGNKVVKTNIVNDRGIHICKSMLAWQKYGKGETPESSGKKGDHLVGDYYVAFDKHYKAEVAELMEKGMSKEEAEAASPLMNEAREMLVKWEAGDPEVRALWQMMNNWVYAGFDETYRKMGVGFDKIYYESNTYLEGKEKVMEGLEKGFFFKKEDGSVWADLTAEGLDHKLLLRGDGTSVYMTQDIGTAKLRFADYPIDKMIYVVGNEQNYHFQVLSILLDKLGFEWGKSLVHFSYGMVELPEGKMKSREGTVVDADDLMAEMIATAKETSQELGKLDGLTQEEADDIARIVGLGALKYFILKVDARKNMTFNPKESIDFNGNTGPFIQYTYARIRSVLRKAAEAGIVIPEVLPANIELSEKEEGLIQMVADFAAVVRQAGEDYSPSGIANYVYDLVKEYNQFYHDFSILREENEDVKLFRIALSANIAKVVRLGMGLLGIEVPDRM, from the coding sequence ATGAAGATAGAAGATAAACTTGTGACGTCCGTAATCAGCGGACTCAAAGCACTTTACGGACAGGATGTACCTGCCGCGCAGGTGCAGCTGCAAAAGACGAAAAAAGAGTTTGAAGGACACCTCACCCTTGTGGTATTCCCCTTCCTGAAAATGTCGAAGAAGGGCCCGGAGCAAACCGCACAGGAAATCGGTGAGTATCTGAAAGCCAATGAACCGGCTGTGGCAGCTTTTAATGTGATCAAAGGTTTCCTGAATCTGACCGTTGCGTCGGCTACGTGGATCGAACTGCTTAATGAAATTCATACCGATGCGCAATATGGCATTGTATCGGCAGATGAAAATGCCCCGCTGGTGATGATTGAGTACTCTTCTCCCAACACCAATAAACCCCTTCACCTGGGCCACGTTCGTAATAACCTGTTGGGTAATGCGTTGGCCAATATCGTCATGGCGAACGGCAATAAGGTGGTTAAAACCAATATTGTCAACGATCGCGGTATCCATATCTGTAAGTCGATGCTGGCATGGCAAAAGTATGGCAAGGGTGAAACTCCCGAATCATCAGGCAAAAAAGGCGATCATCTGGTAGGTGATTATTATGTCGCTTTCGATAAGCATTACAAAGCTGAAGTAGCTGAACTGATGGAGAAAGGCATGTCGAAGGAAGAGGCGGAAGCTGCCTCCCCGTTGATGAATGAAGCGCGTGAGATGTTGGTGAAATGGGAAGCCGGTGATCCGGAAGTGCGTGCGCTTTGGCAGATGATGAATAACTGGGTATACGCCGGTTTTGATGAAACGTACCGTAAGATGGGAGTCGGTTTCGATAAAATCTATTATGAATCCAATACATACCTGGAAGGTAAAGAGAAAGTGATGGAAGGCCTTGAGAAAGGTTTCTTCTTCAAGAAGGAAGACGGTTCTGTCTGGGCTGACCTGACAGCCGAAGGATTGGATCACAAACTGTTGCTTCGCGGCGATGGAACTTCGGTATACATGACTCAGGACATCGGTACGGCTAAGCTGCGTTTTGCCGATTATCCCATCGATAAAATGATCTACGTGGTAGGTAACGAGCAAAACTATCACTTCCAGGTATTGTCTATCTTGCTGGATAAACTCGGATTTGAGTGGGGCAAGAGCCTGGTGCATTTCTCTTATGGTATGGTCGAACTGCCTGAAGGCAAGATGAAGTCACGTGAAGGTACGGTGGTGGATGCTGATGACCTGATGGCCGAAATGATTGCGACAGCCAAAGAAACCTCTCAGGAATTGGGCAAACTGGACGGTTTGACACAAGAAGAGGCGGACGATATTGCACGTATCGTTGGATTGGGTGCACTGAAATACTTTATCCTGAAAGTGGATGCCCGTAAAAATATGACTTTCAATCCGAAAGAGTCTATCGACTTTAACGGTAATACAGGACCTTTTATCCAGTATACGTATGCACGTATCCGGTCTGTGTTGCGCAAAGCCGCCGAAGCGGGTATCGTGATTCCGGAAGTACTTCCGGCCAATATCGAACTCAGCGAGAAGGAAGAGGGATTGATTCAGATGGTTGCCGATTTTGCTGCGGTAGTGCGCCAGGCAGGTGAAGATTATAGCCCGTCGGGTATCGCCAACTACGTTTACGACCTGGTGAAAGAGTACAATCAGTTCTATCATGATTTCAGTATCTTGCGTGAAGAAAATGAAGACGTGAAGTTATTCCGTATTGCTCTGTCTGCCAATATTGCCAAGGTTGTCCGTTTAGGTATGGGATTGCTGGGCATTGAGGTGCCGGATAGAATGTAA
- a CDS encoding HU family DNA-binding protein — protein sequence MNKAELINAMAAESGLSKVDSKKALEAFFSSVTKALSAGDKISLVGFGTFSVAERSARMGINPSTKKAIEIPAKKVAKFKPGAELTDAIK from the coding sequence ATGAATAAGGCTGAACTTATTAATGCAATGGCAGCGGAATCCGGCTTGAGTAAAGTGGATTCTAAGAAAGCGCTTGAAGCTTTCTTTTCTTCGGTTACAAAAGCTTTGTCGGCTGGTGACAAAATTTCCTTGGTTGGATTTGGTACATTCTCTGTAGCTGAAAGATCAGCAAGAATGGGAATCAATCCTTCTACCAAGAAGGCAATTGAGATTCCTGCAAAGAAAGTTGCTAAATTTAAACCGGGTGCTGAGCTGACAGATGCTATAAAATAA
- a CDS encoding TonB-dependent receptor — protein sequence MKYNNYILLGIAFTALPVSIQAQTQPKDTTVNRTVIVEQQYNPDIMDAAKVNVLPKVEEPSVSKKEVEYATFTTPATSIPAGTIGAYTGKEIQPGFIPGYVRLGYGNYGNLDVLANYLFRLSDRDKLNVNFKMDGMDGTLDMPFGDTRKWNAFYYRTRANVDYVHQFAKLDLNVAGNFGLSNFNYEPYGFKKQKFTSGDVHFGVKSTDETLPLQYRAETNLMLYGRQQCQLFGGVNETMVRTLATVSGSVSDEQTVAIGFAMNNLIYGNELKENKDRIKDIFKNRTTLDLNPYYELNNDSWRVHVGANVDLSFENGKAVRVSPDVKAQYVFSDSYVLYAKATGGRQLNDFRRLETYNPYLDPGQEVKDTYEQLNAGLGFKASPTPGLWFDIFGGYQNLKDDLYQSADAWEGGDGANYIGLGQTHTDNFYAGIKASYEYKDLFAISAGGTYYHWNADAQTTGSKSSDYNEALLMKPEFDLGIHTEIHPIAALWLNAGYQYTRRAERYTGLYAKSIPAVSNLSLGATYRIFKGISAYVKADNLLNKKYQYYLYYPVEGINFVGGLSFRF from the coding sequence ATGAAATATAATAATTATATCCTTTTAGGAATTGCTTTTACTGCACTGCCCGTTTCGATACAGGCTCAGACGCAGCCCAAAGATACGACTGTAAACCGCACCGTAATAGTGGAGCAGCAATATAATCCGGACATAATGGATGCTGCCAAGGTAAATGTCCTCCCCAAAGTTGAAGAGCCCTCCGTAAGCAAAAAGGAGGTGGAGTACGCTACATTCACAACTCCCGCCACTTCGATTCCGGCAGGGACTATAGGCGCTTACACCGGCAAAGAGATACAACCGGGATTCATCCCGGGTTATGTTCGCCTGGGATATGGCAATTACGGTAACCTGGACGTTTTAGCCAATTATCTGTTCCGTCTCTCGGACAGGGACAAACTGAACGTGAACTTCAAAATGGACGGAATGGACGGTACGCTGGATATGCCCTTCGGTGATACCCGAAAATGGAACGCTTTCTATTACCGTACACGGGCCAATGTAGACTATGTACACCAGTTTGCAAAACTGGATTTGAATGTAGCCGGTAATTTCGGCCTGAGCAATTTCAATTATGAACCTTACGGATTCAAAAAGCAGAAATTCACCTCCGGTGACGTACACTTCGGAGTAAAATCAACAGACGAAACCCTGCCCTTGCAATACCGGGCGGAAACCAATCTGATGCTATACGGACGGCAGCAATGCCAACTCTTCGGAGGGGTAAACGAAACAATGGTACGTACTCTGGCAACCGTAAGCGGTTCAGTCAGTGACGAGCAGACAGTAGCTATCGGATTTGCCATGAACAACCTGATCTACGGGAACGAACTGAAAGAAAATAAAGACCGGATAAAGGATATTTTCAAAAACCGTACAACACTTGATCTGAATCCTTACTACGAATTGAATAATGACAGTTGGAGAGTACATGTAGGCGCCAACGTAGACCTCTCTTTCGAAAACGGGAAAGCTGTCCGCGTGTCTCCGGACGTGAAAGCTCAATATGTATTCTCGGACAGTTACGTACTATATGCCAAAGCAACAGGAGGCAGACAATTAAACGACTTCCGCCGGCTGGAAACTTATAATCCGTACCTCGATCCGGGACAGGAGGTAAAAGACACTTATGAACAACTGAATGCCGGACTGGGATTCAAAGCCAGTCCGACACCCGGACTTTGGTTCGACATCTTCGGCGGATACCAAAATCTGAAAGATGATTTATACCAATCGGCAGACGCCTGGGAGGGTGGAGACGGAGCAAACTACATTGGTTTGGGACAGACCCATACAGATAACTTTTACGCAGGTATCAAAGCCAGCTATGAGTACAAAGACTTATTTGCTATTTCAGCAGGCGGAACTTATTATCATTGGAATGCGGACGCTCAAACAACCGGTTCAAAATCCTCCGATTATAATGAAGCGTTACTGATGAAACCGGAGTTTGACCTCGGAATTCACACGGAAATTCATCCGATAGCCGCGCTTTGGCTAAACGCAGGCTACCAATATACCCGCAGGGCCGAACGTTATACCGGACTTTACGCGAAAAGTATTCCTGCCGTCAGCAACCTGAGCTTGGGAGCCACATACAGAATCTTTAAAGGAATTTCGGCATATGTAAAGGCTGACAATCTGCTGAATAAGAAATATCAGTACTACTTATACTATCCGGTTGAAGGAATCAATTTTGTGGGGGGACTGAGCTTCCGGTTTTAA